A region from the Lolium perenne isolate Kyuss_39 chromosome 4, Kyuss_2.0, whole genome shotgun sequence genome encodes:
- the LOC127348910 gene encoding uncharacterized protein: MSNNSKITPIYLTDLSRVAFQRSLSTDLISPRQPREAAIMAPLKKGASRHRRPWSKLPHDLLSVILDRLGPAFVDRVRFRGVCQGWRGAELAHPRPPMSWLVAPGHFVSFHDAAIHRVPLPEDAAGAVCRGSFGDWLALVPPTGRRRPYLLNAFTMERIKLPRWKEQPMVKLVLSSAPDSKSCTCTVAAIVEHEDDYRMRSKIVVCRVGRGGSWRTMTRAFELQDIIFFEGKLHALDAKARVHVFQDEDFRRDEPWRPPQYKEGQGLKIGVHVDMLHLVVLHGSLLMVGRAFGRSRVPGCTHFTSAVGVFTLDLGGETETAKRPEPVKDLVGHAIFVGDACCDAFAVGASSSGGGGGKIRENQICFVDDEKNMSMSSLAAYDRRSFRQLQSYDVRNGCLRTYEPSPAGSPGPGTWRVGTVQRFPHTTAMGPPVRTALLSAAELVLWDLTNCLGASYRPNYYTTMVAGGSSVTVCISLPKTAPTRKYDDWSFTQHRPSAREAKQAAAHEAATFLRSRFRSVLDDSPWSSIPYYHSHVEEKEDDQEEGEEEEEAQLDPESNLNFFDLFDYKRWYTGY; encoded by the coding sequence ATGTCTAATAATAGCAAGATCACTCCTATTTATTTGACGGATTTGAGTCGAGTTGCTTTCCAGAGATCTCTTTCAACCGATCTGATCTCACCTCGGCAGCCTCGCGAGGCGGCGATAATGGCACCGCTCAAGAAAGGAGCGAGCCGCCACCGCCGTCCATGGTCCAAACTTCCGCACGACCTGCTCAGCGTCATCCTCGACCGACTCGGTCCAGCCTTCGTCGATCGAGTCCGCTTCCGTGGCGTGTGCCAGGGATGGCGCGGCGCCGAGCTTGCTCATCCGCGTCCACCCATGTCATGGCTCGTCGCCCCTGGGCACTTTGTCAGCTTCCACGACGCCGCCATCCACCGCGTCCCGCTGCCGGAAGATGCCGCTGGTGCCGTCTGCCGAGGCTCGTTCGGCGACTGGCTCGCCCTCGTGCCGCCtacaggccgccgccgcccctacCTACTGAACGCTTTTACCATGGAGCGGATCAAGTTGCCGCGCTGGAAGGAACAACCGATGGTTAAGTTGGTCCTGTCGTCGGCGCCGGACTCGAAGAGCTGCACCTGCACGGTTGCTGCCATTGTTGAGCATGAAGACGACTACAGGATGAGAAGTAAGATCGTTGTCTGCCGTGTAGGGCGAGGGGGCTCTTGGCGGACCATGACTAGGGCGTTCGAGCTCCAAGACATCATCTTCTTCGAGGGGAAACTCCATGCGCTCGACGCAAAAGCCCGTGTCCACGTCTTCCAAGATGAGGACTTCCGACGTGATGAGCCGTGGAGGCCACCCCAGTATAAAGAAGGCCAAGGGCTAAAAATTGGCGTCCACGTCGACATGCTGCATCTGGTTGTCCTCCATGGAAGTCTGCTCATGGTCGGTAGGGCCTTCGGGAGAAGCCGCGTGCCAGGTTGCACACACTTCACCAGCGCAGTCGGGGTGTTTACGCTCGACCTCGGAGGCGAGACCGAGACGGCCAAGCGGCCAGAGCCGGTAAAGGACTTGGTCGGCCACGCGATCTTCGTCGGCGACGCCTGCTGCGATGCTTTCGCCGTCGGTGCATCCTCCTCagggggcggcggcggcaagATCAGAGAGAACCAAATTTGCTTCGTGGACGACGAAAAGAACATGTCGATGTCGTCGCTGGCCGCCTACGACCGCCGGTCTTTCCGGCAGCTGCAATCCTACGACGTGCGCAACGGCTGCCTCCGTACATACGAACCCTCACCTGCAGGGTCCCCAGGGCCAGGGACCTGGCGGGTCGGGACGGTGCAGCGCTTCCCGCACACCACGGCCATGGGACCGCCGGTGCGGACGGCGCTGCTTTCGGCGGCGGAGCTGGTGCTGTGGGACCTGACCAACTGCCTGGGAGCAAGCTACCGTCCCAACTACTACACAACGATGGTTGCAGGCGGGTCAAGCGTGACTGTGTGCATCTCCCTCCCTAAGACAGCACCAACACGCAAATACGACGACTGGAGCTTCACGCAGCACCGGCCATCGGCCAGGGAGGCGAAGCAGGCGGCAGCGCATGAGGCCGCCACGTTCCTCCGGAGCCGGTTCCGAAGTGTCTTGGACGACAGCCCATGGAGCTCCATCCCTTACTATCATAGCCACGTCGAAGAGAAGGAAGAtgaccaagaagaaggagaagaagaagaagaggctcAACTTGACCCAGAATCAAACTTGAATTTTTTTGATCTGTTTGACTATAAACGTTGGTACACAGGGTACTAG
- the LOC127295310 gene encoding uncharacterized protein isoform X2: MTHPRRIQTLAPDLHRAAAGTSAAPSPVTARTAPFSTAPAAFRRNTRLLSGEKPLTVEYIVPMAMGHEREELEAKLQVKKRFDIDPPVAPFGTNVDSLSGVLHWLGCGGACGFGWRGGGVPSSPCRLLLLAGEALGR; encoded by the exons ATGACACACCCACGCCGCATCCAAACCCTCGCCCCGGACCTCCATCGCGCTGCAGCCGGAACCAGCGCGGCCCCCAGCCCCGTCACCGCCCGAACTGCTCCCTTCTCCACGGCGCCCGCCGCCTTCCGCCGCAACACTAGGCTCCTCTCAG GGGAGAAACCGCTGACTGTAGAGTACATCGTGCCCATGGCCATGGGGCATGAGCGCGAGGAGCTGGAGGCGAAGCTCCAG GTGAAGAAGCGCTTTGACATTGATCCACCCGTCGCCCCCTTTGGTACCAAT GTCGATTCGCTCAGCGGTGTCCTTCATTGGCTTGGCTGCGGCGGTGCGTGCGGCTTTGGGTGGCGCGGAGGTGGCGTCCCGTCTTCTCCGTGCCGCCTGCTTCTCCTCGCTG GTGAAGCACTAGGCAGGTAG
- the LOC127295310 gene encoding uncharacterized protein isoform X3, translating to MTHPRRIQTLAPDLHRAAAGTSAAPSPVTARTAPFSTAPAAFRRNTRLLSGEKPLTVEYIVPMAMGHEREELEAKLQVKKRFDIDPPVAPFGTNVDSLSGVLHWLGCGGACGFGWRGGGVPSSPCRLLLLAV from the exons ATGACACACCCACGCCGCATCCAAACCCTCGCCCCGGACCTCCATCGCGCTGCAGCCGGAACCAGCGCGGCCCCCAGCCCCGTCACCGCCCGAACTGCTCCCTTCTCCACGGCGCCCGCCGCCTTCCGCCGCAACACTAGGCTCCTCTCAG GGGAGAAACCGCTGACTGTAGAGTACATCGTGCCCATGGCCATGGGGCATGAGCGCGAGGAGCTGGAGGCGAAGCTCCAG GTGAAGAAGCGCTTTGACATTGATCCACCCGTCGCCCCCTTTGGTACCAAT GTCGATTCGCTCAGCGGTGTCCTTCATTGGCTTGGCTGCGGCGGTGCGTGCGGCTTTGGGTGGCGCGGAGGTGGCGTCCCGTCTTCTCCGTGCCGCCTGCTTCTCCTCGCTG TGTAG
- the LOC127295313 gene encoding DNA repair protein RAD51 homolog A, with the protein MAATAAQQKTAAAEQEEVEHGPFPIEHLQASGIAALDVKKLKDAGLHTVESVAYTPRKDLLQIKGISEAKVDKIIEAASKLVPLGFTSASQLHAQRLEIIQVTTGSRELDKILEGGIETGSITELYGEFRSGKTQLCHTLCVTCQLPLDQGGGEGKALYIDAEGTFRPQRLLQIADRFGLNGADVLENVAYARAYNTDHQSRLLLEAASMMIETRFALMIVDSATALYRTDFSGRGELSARQMHMAKFLRSLQKLADEFGVAVVITNQVVAQVDGSAMFAGPQVKPIGGNIMAHASTTRLALRKGRGEERICKVISSPCLAEAEARFQLSSEGVGDVKD; encoded by the exons atggcggcgacggcggcgcagcagaagacggcggcggcggagcaggaggaggtggaGCACGGGCCCTTCCCCATCGAGCACCTCCAG GCATCTGGAATAGCTGCATTAGATGTCAAAAAGCTCAAAGATGCTGGTCTCCACACAGTGGAGTCTGTGGCTTACACTCCAAGGAAAGATCTTTTGCAAATCAAAGGAATCAGTGAGGCCAAAGTTGACAAGATAATTGAAGCAG CATCGAAGCTTGTTCCACTGGGATTTACAAGTGCCAGCCAACTACATGCACAGAGGCTAGAGATCATTCAAGTTACAACTGGATCAAGAGAGCTTGATAAGATATTGGAGG GGGGAATAGAAACAGGATCTATCACAGAGTTATATGGTGAGTTCCGCTCAGGAAAGACTCAGTTGTGCCACACCCTATGTGTTACATGTCAG CTTCCATTGGACCAAGGTGGTGGTGAAGGAAAGGCTCTGTACATTGATGCAGAGGGGACATTCAGACCACAGAGGCTCCTCCAGATAGCAGACAG GTTTGGATTAAATGGTGCTGATGTATTAGAGAATGTGGCTTATGCAAGAGCTTATAATACCGATCATCAGTCCAGACTTTTGCTGGAGGCAGCTTCCATGATGATAGAGACCAG ATTTGCTCTCATGATTGTAGACAGTGCCACAGCTCTGTACAGAACTGATTTCTCAGGTAGAGGGGAGCTATCAGCAAGGCAAATGCATATGGCTAAGTTTCTGAGGAGCCTTCAGAAGTTAGCAGACGAG TTTGGAGTTGCTGTGGTTATCACCAATCAAGTAGTGGCACAAGTGGATGGGTCTGCGATGTTTGCTGGGCCACAGGTCAAGCCTATCGGCGGGAACATCATGGCACATGCTTCCACAACAAG GCTTGCTCTTCGCAAGGGAAGAGGAGAGGAGCGAATCTGTAAAGTAATAAGCTCCCCTTGCCTGGCTGAAGCCGAAGCAAGGTTTCAGTTGTCTTCGGAAGGCGTCGGGGATGTGAAGGACTGA
- the LOC127295310 gene encoding uncharacterized protein isoform X1 produces the protein MTHPRRIQTLAPDLHRAAAGTSAAPSPVTARTAPFSTAPAAFRRNTRLLSGEKPLTVEYIVPMAMGHEREELEAKLQVKKRFDIDPPVAPFGTNVDSLSGVLHWLGCGGACGFGWRGGGVPSSPCRLLLLAGSFPLLHSL, from the exons ATGACACACCCACGCCGCATCCAAACCCTCGCCCCGGACCTCCATCGCGCTGCAGCCGGAACCAGCGCGGCCCCCAGCCCCGTCACCGCCCGAACTGCTCCCTTCTCCACGGCGCCCGCCGCCTTCCGCCGCAACACTAGGCTCCTCTCAG GGGAGAAACCGCTGACTGTAGAGTACATCGTGCCCATGGCCATGGGGCATGAGCGCGAGGAGCTGGAGGCGAAGCTCCAG GTGAAGAAGCGCTTTGACATTGATCCACCCGTCGCCCCCTTTGGTACCAAT GTCGATTCGCTCAGCGGTGTCCTTCATTGGCTTGGCTGCGGCGGTGCGTGCGGCTTTGGGTGGCGCGGAGGTGGCGTCCCGTCTTCTCCGTGCCGCCTGCTTCTCCTCGCTGGTTCATTTCCTCTCTTGcattctctgtaa